One genomic window of Melitaea cinxia chromosome 10, ilMelCinx1.1, whole genome shotgun sequence includes the following:
- the LOC123657183 gene encoding uncharacterized protein LOC123657183 — MWFWFLCVASAAVYSVDGAGAGAARLVCYVEGARASDFTECTHLVYAGDARGEKLNALLKDYRKDNPRLKILLRVSEADEKLEDLLKSKHVQGLEVHDAHRTFNKSKALETVEAARAAISSSGGGPLFLSLPAHPELLAKYYDLRALMKSVDLMMVQTHALGLVKKMTYHPSRLSGLWDMMNTDSVVDLVIGLGVPASKIVISLPATARKFTLLNETLSTPGSPTEDDDPKEIDQAELCRQLRKGRWTLERDQDLSAPYAFKDKTWISFEDASSVDVKGKYARVRGLAGLALFKADRDTETPCGPTLRAALTKVLNQQSRAPRAAVLRSLENEILSAPGQFRALDALQVSPYRITQVVDSDGVIHSIREDTRTEFSCTRQGYFVHPRSCARFYRCVKFDQLSPEFTVFEFDCPAGLAFDSRYEVCVWPGSLPHSQACPGSSEIAPVPRSRFQCPDHEGYYADPENCRWFFACLDHGKAPLEAYEFRCPFGLGFDAARLKCDWPWLVPGCGNIARYEAEAFGFSGAALSGATGFQGKTADSVNIAAHQSLVSGASFDNLVGIQNGFLTKDDILDTNYIASQEISSQGFAGPGTYQIDDGEPSGLSYNIVPADNKGLGQAANYNNDNKYTSGSLILDEYRLPSNKGSYSGIYNAAQKLNAGVYKSSSRFDSGKYRGNDAYPGASPSYNSGKYNGGYYRKDKSGAYVHNPAGDRAKPYIHIDVPPVPYEHIDFKYKQTNDTGGEYTGTNANGGGYTGSYETSSNNQDGSYSSSGGYLYPKPAIEFNEGPAVSQNFYSSEGKLDSYQSGSIGASGGTTTTYHGSYSIGGDGKYISDNEEYNGATHTLTAGAVNVELVGKTSLVDVDFANQANYGGLSNNYEVIHQGYTAEPAVSVSHVGTNSQNFDGYSFATTPTSSGVPTTATPLPVTYKTTYVPEVPKTSIKQVFGYTQPAVTLVRPTVVPINQAPQVKVTDYNQGLNYQYESKDYTSTYNADSTRQTNSDGYVYTKPADNENIVTYSTAIPSATVISYKPQGFGHSQQTIHKVESVGFDYSTPKPTYTTGPSVSTYAQPTAQSFNQQTVHSVDSTSYNPSIDIIEQNGANINYEVPQTIIKYTTPQPAVSTYQQQAFTQQTLHTVDTSKVNIYSQDQYEQGYEYKQPNIEFKETPKTVIQYSTPAPTLQGYSSQTIQRFGNKQYVPVSTTVRPTVSTAVTINENPLLKYTIKATPTTYISSTYIPQSYSQQTGVGSTGYQYNSGNNYEESSYYTRSSQPVVQSTLSTSQPQSYSQQTLHKVAASKVNANEGSSFSGYDYTQPALSISYENAKVISSTPTPVVTSTYKPTSYRQQTIHKLERQRIPSTTPLSIVDFSYEQSAVTVDKNPFLQYTQKVTPITYAEPTGTVSFVSQPTQYETSAQLTYTNKEGYSYSQPEIQSNVEALNTAKYSDASAVSHQTFHLSHGTGNTHYESGKDVVFVSSTPANLVYEDHYAEYEAPKKIKTYKAPEYIPPKQEYEQTVTVSTPSTPTTYQQSSVVHTQDQFDYKPVDYSQQSISDTSQIVESVHFSSFPDTKTTQYQAGYQSPEIQVGYKAEEYLPPIVSIKTPVVTTTYRPRTYSTTTYLPPTRPKTKFTAPEYLPPLENTTPETKTLEYLPPHKGSSAKTVSFESFGFNKEDETVRSDAKLSTYQDYSVPNVTPIAVSSTVAPVLRKQNVVVEASKSNLLGFGTVGPDAGLVSTSFTTAVPIISDSYYLSPKRVTSTYAPEIIEVTSATRRTRPKYVRPAVKSTTQSYVESTTAYHAPEYLPPVEQVLQENVESIESSYKSTAKPKIRYNPYQEQKIENSPIYVSTVSTPIRKQNIVVETAKSQLLGFGTVGTDAGLVSSSSNGVSDSVVISNEGSSYSTVPVEQELIEVTQEVRRKTKPKVAVVTKINDFNPLLVRKLGAVCSCQSPILILRGKRPINQEQDIDYSTRYENTGSEDFNDNAWAQKSARISTRPVATATPIVTSTFNPIIVPDDSFYQDYQDSSNDNIAIAPVQKEYTERFVSSTPIISTTERVVRIKPRVKEVTAAPTYKTIILNEESASGNAQESDSTVSETDSQSFDRYGPGGWRNRDETLQGSIDCKRAGLFRHPKQCNKFYACRWDCTKQRFTLHVFNCPVQLSFDPNLGACNWPSQGPACQGDTLLTNAL; from the exons AAACTTGAAGACCTTCTCAAATCCAAACATGTCCAAGGTCTGGAAGTCCACGACGCACACCGTActttcaataaatcaaaagctCTGGAGACCGTTGAAGCCGCCAGAGCAGCAATCAGTTCTTCCGGCGGGGGTCCATTATTTCTTTCTCTACCAGCACATCCTGAACTTCTGGCGAAGTATTACGATCTCAGAGCTTTAATGAAATCAGTTGACTTAATGATGGTTCAGACTCATGCCTTGGGTCTGGTGAAGAAGATGACTTATCATCCAAGTCGATTAAGTGGTTTATGGGATATGATGAACACG GATTCTGTAGTGGATCTTGTAATTGGCTTGGGAGTACCTGCATCTAAAATCGTAATAAGTTTACCAGCAACCGCTAGAAAGTTTACACTCCTCAACGAGACCCTTAGTACACCTGGGAGCCCTACTGAAGATGATGATCCTAAGGAAATTGACCAAGCAGAGCTCTGTAGACAATTACGCAAAGGAAGGTGGACGTTAGAAAGAGACCAGGATCTGTCCGCGCCTTATGCTTTTAA GGACAAAACCTGGATTTCGTTTGAAGACGCATCTTCGGTTGACGTTAAAGGAAAATATGCACGTGTAAGAGGGTTAGCGGGTTTGGCGCTCTTCAAGGCAGACCGAGACACTGAAACTCCCTGTGGTCCCACTCTGAGAGCTGCATTGACAAAAGTACTGAACCAGCAAAGTAGAGCTCCTAGAGCTGCTGTATTAAG ATCTCTGGAGAATGAGATTCTATCAGCACCGGGGCAGTTCCGTGCGTTGGACGCTCTGCAAGTCTCTCCGTACCGCATAACGCAAGTTGTCGACTCCGATGGAGTTATACATTCGATCCGAGAg GACACGAGAACGGAATTTTCATGCACACGTCAAGGGTACTTTGTTCATCCTCGCTCTTGCGCTAGATTCTACCGTTGTGTGAAGTTCGACCAGCTGTCTCCAGAGTTCACC GTTTTCGAGTTCGACTGTCCTGCGGGTCTTGCGTTCGATTCTCGTTATGAGGTGTGCGTGTGGCCAGGAAGTTTGCCGCACTCGCAAGCCTGTCCCGGCTCGTCAGAAATCGCTCCTGTCCCACGTTCTCGCTTCCAATGCCCTGACCATGAAG gataCTACGCGGATCCAGAGAACTGTCGCTGGTTCTTCGCTTGTCTTGATCACGGAAAGGCACCACTTGAAGCTTACGAGTTCCGTTGTCCCTTCGGTCTCGGTTTCGACGCTGCTCGTCTGAAGTGTGACTGGCCATGGTTGGTACCTGGCTGCGGAAACATCGCGAGATACGAGGCTGAAGCGTTTGGTTTTTCTGGTGCTGCTCTGTCTG GTGCTACTGGATTCCAAGGAAAAACAGCCGACTCAGTCAACATAGCTGCTCACCAGAGCTTAGTTTCTGGAGCGTCTTTCGATAATCTTGTAGGAATTCAAAACGGATTCTTAACTAAAGATGACATTCTCGATACGAATTACATTGCATCTCAAGAAATCTCTAGCCAGGGATTTGCTGGACCAGGGACTTATCAAATAGACGACG GAGAGCCAAGTGGGCTTTCTTATAATATTGTTCCTGCAGACAACAAGGGTTTAGGCCAAGctgcaaattataataatgataataaatatactagtGGATCTTTAATTCTTGATGAATATAGACTACCTAGTAACAAAGGTAGCTACTCTGGAATATACAACGCTGCACAGAAATTGAACGCAGGCGTATACAAATCATCTTCACGTTTTGACTCAGGAAAATATAGAGGAAACGATGCTTATCCTGGGGCATCGCCAAGTTACAACAGTGGAAAATATAACGGAGGATATTATCGTAAAGATAAATCTGGTGCATACGTTCACAACCCTGCAGGTGATCGCGCTAAGCCTTACATACATATAGATGTACCTCCAGTACCTTATGAACACATTGatttcaaatataaacaaacaaatgatACTGGTGGAGAGTATACAGGAACTAATGCTAATGGTGGAGGGTATACAGGATCTTATGAAACTAGTTCCAATAATCAAGACGGTAGCTATTCGTCATCAGGCGGCTACTTATATCCAAAACCTGCTATAGAATTCAATGAGGGTCCCGCAGTATCTCAAAATTTCTATAGTAGTGAAGGCAAACTCGATTCCTATCAAAGCGGGTCGATTGGCGCCAGCGGTGGAACCACTACTACTTATCATGGCAGTTACAGCATTGGTGGTGATGGAAAATACATTTCTGACAATGAAGAATATAATGGAGCCACGCACACTTTAACTGCGGGAGCAGTAAATGTTGAACTCGTTGGAAAAACATCATTAGTTGATGTGGATTTCGCTAATCAAGCTAATTATGGCGGTCTATCTAACAACTATGAAGTAATTCATCAAGGTTACACAGCTGAACCTGCAGTTTCTGTAAGTCACGTTGGTACTAACAGTCAAAATTTTGACGGTTATAGCTTTGCAACAACACCCACTTCCTCTGGAGTTCCAACGACAGCGACACCTTTACCCGTTACTTATAAAACAACATACGTACCCGAAGTACCAAAAACTAGTATTAAACAAGTTTTTGGTTACACTCAACCTGCCGTTACCTTGGTTCGACCAACTGTTGTCCCAATCAACCAAGCTCCTCAAGTAAAAGTAACAGATTACAATCAAGGATTAAATTATCAGTATGAAAGCAAAGATTATACGTCAACATATAATGCTGATTCGACAAGACAAACCAATTCCGATGGATACGTGTACACTAAACCTGCTGATAACGAAAATATTGTAACATATAGTACAGCGATACCATCAGCTACTGTTATTTCGTATAAACCACAAGGATTTGGACATAGTCAACAGACTATACACAAAGTGGAATCTGTAGGTTTCGATTACTCAACACCAAAACCAACTTACACTACGGGACCGTCAGTTTCTACTTATGCTCAACCCACAGCACAATCATTTAATCAACAAACTGTTCATAGCGTAGATAGTACTAGCTATAATCCATCGATTGACATTATTGAACAAAACGGAGCAAACATTAATTACGAAGTTCCacaaactattataaaatatacaacaccTCAACCAGCTGTTTCAACATATCAACAACAAGCATTCACTCAACAAACTTTGCATACTGTTGACACAAGCAAAGTTAATATCTACTCGCAAGACCAGTACGAGCAAGGTTATGAATATAAACAACCGAACATAGAGTTTAAAGAAACGCCAAAAACTGTGATTCAATATTCAACACCAGCTCCTACACTACAAGGATACAGCTCTCAAACTATACAAAGAtttggaaacaaacagtatgTACCCGTGTCGACAACTGTTCGTCCAACGGTTTCAACTGCAGTAACTATCAATGAAAATCCATTACTTAAATATACGATAAAGGCAACGCCTACGACTTATATTAGTTCAACTTACATTCCTCAATCATATAGCCAACAAACAGGCGTTGGCTCCACAGGATATCAATATAACTCCGGAAATAACTATGAAGAATCTAGTTACTACACGCGGTCATCGCAGCCTGTTGTTCAATCTACTCTGTCTACATCTCAGCCTCAGTCTTACAGTCAACAAACGTTACATAAAGTAGCAGCAAGTAAAGTAAACGCCAATGAAGGTTCATCATTTTCGGGATATGATTACACTCAGCCAGCTCTCTCGATTAGTTACGAAAATGCCAAGGTTATATCATCGACACCTACACCCGTTGTTACGTCAACATATAAACCTACATCATACAGACAACAAACTATTCACAAACTTGAAAGACAAAGAATACCATCAACGACGCCACTTTCGATAGTTGATTTTAGTTACGAACAATCGGCTGTGACTGTTGACAAAAATCCATTCTTACAGTATACCCAGAAAGTTACACCGATAACATACGCTGAGCCCACTGGAACTGTCAGTTTTGTTTCTCAACCAACTCAATACGAAACTTCGGCACAACTGACATATACTAATAAAGAAGGATATTCATACAGTCAACCCGAAATACAAAGCAATGTAGAGGCTTTGAACACTGCCAAATATTCTGATGCAAGCGCTGTATCTCATCAAACATTCCATCTATCACATGGCACTGGGAATACACATTACGAATCTGGAAAAGATGTCGTATTTGTTTCCTCAACACCAGCCAATTTAGTGTATGAAGATCATTACGCAGAATACGAAGctcctaaaaaaattaaaacatacaaaGCACCAGAGTATATACCACCTAAACAGGAATATGAACAAACAGTCACCGTTTCAACACCATCTACACCTACTACTTACCAACAAAGTTCAGTAGTACATACTCAAGACCAATTTGATTATAAGCCCGTAGATTACTCTCAACAATCAATTTCTGATACATCGCAAATAGTAGAATCAGTTCATTTTTCGTCATTCCCTGATACAAAAACTACACAGTACCAAGCCGGTTATCAATCACCAGAAATACAAGTTGGTTACAAAGCTGAAGAATATTTGCCACCTATCGTGTCTATAAAAACACCCGTGGTAACAACTACCTACAGACCAAGAACATATTCAACTACTACATATTTACCCCCTACTCGCCCGAAAACTAAATTTACGGCCCCTGAATATTTACCACCTCTTGAAAATACAACGCCAGAAACTAAAACTTTAGAATATTTGCCTCCGCATAAGGGATCTAGTGCAAAAACGGTTAGTTTTGAAAGCTTCGGTTTTAATAAAGAAGACGAAACGGTCAGATCTGATGCTAAGTTAAGTACTTATCAAGACTACAGTGTACCAAATGTTACGCCGATAGCTGTTTCTTCAACTGTTGCACCTGTTTTGAGAAAACAGAATGTAGTTGTAGAGGCGTCTAAGTCAAATTTATTAGGTTTTGGAACTGTAGGACCAGATGCAGGATTAGTTTCTACAAGTTTTACTACAGCTGTACCTATTATATctgatagttattatttatcgcCTAAACGTGTAACATCGACATATGCTCCTGAGATTATAGAAGTTACATCAGCTACTAGAAGAACCAGGCCAAAATATGTAAGACCAGCTGTTAAGTCAACTACTCAATCGTACGTAGAATCAACAACGGCATATCATGCACCAGAGTACTTGCCACCAGTAGAGCAAGTCCTACAAGAAAATGTTGAATCTATTGAGTCATCATACAAGAGTACAGCCAAACCAAAAATCCGATATAATCCATACCAAGAGCAAAAAATCGAAAATTCTCCGATCTACGTATCAACAGTTTCAACACCCATAAGGAAACAAAACATCGTAGTTGAAACAGCAAAATCTCAGCTACTTGGTTTTGGTACTGTTGGAACTGATGCCGGTTTAGTTTCTTCCTCTTCTAATGGTGTTTCAGACTCCGTTGTAATATCTAATGAAGGATCTTCATACTCTACAGTGCCAGTTGAACAAGAATTAATTGAGGTTACACAAGAAGTCAGAAGGAAAACAAAGCCTAAAGTGGCagtagttacaaaaataaatgattttaaccCTCTTCTCGTCAGAAAATTAGGCGCCGTTTGCAGTTGTCAATCGCCTATCTTAATTCTTAGAGGTAAGAGACCTATTAATCAAGAACAAGATATTGATTATAGCACAAGATACGAAAACACAGGAAGCGAAGATTTTAATGACAACGCTTGGGCACAAAAATCAGCTAGAATTTCTACACGCCCTGTCGCTACAGCTACACCAATAGTTACTTCTACTTTCAATCCGATTATTGTACCCGATGATTCTTTCTACCAAGACTATCAGGATTCTAGTAATGACAATATCGCTATTGCTCCTGTTCAGAAGGAATATACCGAAAGATTTGTTTCCAGTACACCTATAATTTCAACAACAGAAAGGGTCGTAAGAATAAAACCACGTGTTAAGGAAGTTACTGCGGCACCTacatataaaactattatattgAACGAAGAATCTGCTTCTGGCAACGCACAAGAATCTGATTCGACAGTCTCTGAGACTGATTCCCAATCATTTGATCGTTATGGTCCTGGAGGTTGGAGAAACCGAGATGAGACTTTACAGGGTTCAATAGATTGTAAGAGGGCGGGATTGTTCCGGCATCCGAAACAATGTAATAAATTCTATGCTTGTAGATGGGACTGCACAAAACAAAGGTTTACTCTTCATGTATTTAACTGCCCAGTTCAGCTTAGTTTTGACCCTAACTTAGGTGCTTGCAACTGGCCTAGCCAGGGACCCGCTTGCCAAGGCGACACGCTGCTTACAAATGCTCTCTAA